A stretch of Gorilla gorilla gorilla isolate KB3781 chromosome 9, NHGRI_mGorGor1-v2.1_pri, whole genome shotgun sequence DNA encodes these proteins:
- the OR4X1 gene encoding LOW QUALITY PROTEIN: olfactory receptor 4X1 (The sequence of the model RefSeq protein was modified relative to this genomic sequence to represent the inferred CDS: inserted 1 base in 1 codon), which yields MAATNNVTEIIFLGFSQNWSEQRVISVMFLLMYTAVVLGNGLIVVTILASKGLTSPIYFFLSYLSFVEICYXSVMAPKLIFDSFIKRKVISLKGCLTQMFSLHFFGGTEVFLLMVMAYDCYVATCKPLHYMAIMNQRMCGLLVGLAWGGGLLHSVGQTFLIFQLPFCGPNFMDHYFCDVHPVLELACTDTFFISLLIITNGGSISVVSFFVLMASYLIILHFLRSHNSEGQHKALSTCASHVTVVDLFFIPCSLVYIRPCVTLPADKIVAVFYTVVTSLLNPVIYSFRNAEVKNAMRRFIGGKVI from the exons ATGGCTGCTACAAACAATGTGACTGAAATAATTTTCCTGGGATTTTCCCAGAATTGGAGTGAGCAGAGGGTCATTTCTGTGATGTTTCTCCTCATGTACACAGCTGTTGTGCTGGGCAATGGCCTCATTGTggtgaccatcctggccagcaaaGGGCTCACCTcccccatttatttctttctcagctaCTTATCCTTTGTGGAGATCTGCT GATCTGTCATGGCCCCCAAGCTTATCTTTGACTCTTTTATTAAGAGGAAAGTCATTTCTCTCAAGGGCTGCCTCACACAGATGTTTTCCCTCCATTTCTTTGGTGGCACTGAGGTCTTTCTCCTGATGGTGATGGCCTATGACTGCTATGTGGCCACCTGCAAGCCCTTGCACTACATGGCCATCATGAACCAGCGAATGTGTGGTCTCCTTGTGGGGTTAGCATGGGGCGGGGGCCTGCTGCATTCTGTTGGGCAAACCTTCCTGATTTTCCAGCTCCCGTTCTGTGGCCCCAACTTCATGGACCACTACTTCTGTGATGTCCACCCAGTGCTGGAGCTGGCCTGCACAGACACCTTCTTCATTAGCCTGCTGATCATCACCAATGGCGGCTCCATCTCTGTAGTCAGTTTCTTCGTGCTGATGGCTTCCTACCTGATCATCCTGCACTTCCTGAGAAGCCACAACTCGGAGGGGCAGCACAAGGCTCTCTCCACCTGTGCCTCTCATGTCACAGTTGTTGACCTGTTCTTCATACCTTGCTCCTTGGTCTATATTAGGCCCTGTGTCACCCTCCCTGCAGACAAGATAGTTGCTGTATTTTATACAGTGGTCACATCTCTCTTAAATCCTGTGATTTACTCCTTCAGGAATGCTGAAGTGAAAAATGCCATGAGGAGATTTATTGGGGGAAAAGTAATTTGA